GCACGGCTTTACCTTGTTTTTATCGAACGGCTCCGCCAGAATCTCCTCAATGGATTCTTTATAGCGCATTCTCGGCCCCATGCGGTCCGCCGGTACGTCCTTGAAACCGTCTCCAGTCCAGATGTTCATCACACACGGCACGCCGGTTTCTTCAGCAAAATACTGCGAAATGCGGATGCAGGCTTTTCCGTGCTCAATCCAGAACCGGCGCACAGCCGCATCCGGACTGGATAAAGTCTGCCCGTCCTTCACCATCGGATGCGAAAAGAAGGTCGGATTAAAATCCAGTCCCATGCCTCTCTCCTTTGCAAACTCCACCCATCTGGCAAAGTGGCGCGGCTCCAGCTGGTTGCGGTCAGCAAATTCCCCGTTTTCAAATACGGCGTAGCTGGCGTGGACATTGATTTTCTTCTTCCCCGGAATCATGGATAGCGCCCTGTCCATATCCGCCATCAGCTCCTCCGGTGTGCGCGCTCTGCCCGGATAGTTTCCGGTGGTCTGGATTCCCCCGGTGAGCGGTCCCTTCTGGTCGAAGCCGGTCACATCGTCCCCCTGCCAGCAGTGCATGGAAACCGGAACCCGCTTCAGAGTTTCTATCGCAGCGTCGGTATCTACGCCTGCTTTCCGGAAAATTTCTCTTGCGTCTTCATATCGTTTTGTTACTGTCATCATTTCCTGTTCTTCTCCTTTCATTTTCTTTCATTGACATGGTTTGCGGGAGAATACCGGCGGATTTCAAAGGATTCCCGCACGCATGCTCTCGCCCTGCTTAAATTTTCTATTTTTCCGTCTTTTTGCATCTGCGCCAGAATGTTTCCGATTGCGGTCGCCTCCGACGGACCGGCGTAAACCTCTTTTCCGGTGGCGTCCGCTGTCAGCCGGTTCAAATATCCGGCATTGGACCCGCCGCCGATAATATAAATCCGGTCATAGTTCCTTCCGGTGAGCTTTTCTATCTCCAGCACGGTTTCCCGGTAGGACGCCGCCAGGCTCTGATATATCACCGCCGCCATCTGACCCGGCGTCTCCGGCACCTTCTGCCCGCTCTTTCGGCAGTATTCCCGCACCGCCTCTGTCATGCTGGCTGGCGCCAGAAAACATGCGTCGTTTACATCCACCCTGGAGGGAAACTGCGCCTCCTGCTCCGCCATGTCGCAGATTTCTGCAAAGGAGTAGCGGCAGTCCCATTCCCGGCGGACTGACTGTATCATCCAGAGCCCCATGATATTTTTTAAATAACGGAACCGGTAATCGTAACCGCCCTCGTTGGTGAAGTTCGCCTGTCTGCTCTCTTCCCGGCAGTCCGCCGCCGGCAGCTCGCATCCCATAAGGGACCAGGTGCCGGAGCTTATATATATTCCCTGTCCCTCCGGCTCCGGCATCGCCATAACCGCGGAGGCGGTGTCGTGACTTGCGCAGAGCACCACCCGGCAGTTATAACCCACCTGATTCTGTATCTCAGGACGCAGCGTCCCTACTTCCCATCCCGGCAGCTTCAGCGGCAGAAAGATGTCCTCCGGATAGCCGAGCATGCTCATCAGCTCCCGGTCCCACTGTTTTGTTTCCGGGTTTACAAGCTGGGTGGAGGTTGCGTTGGTGTATTCCGAAACCCGGTTCCCCGTGAGCAGGAACTGAAAATAGTCGGGGAGCATCAGAAACGTTCTGGCCTGCTCCAGAAGCTCCGGCGTCCGCTTTTTGACCGCCATCAGCTGATAGATGGTATTAAAGGGCTGCTTCTGGATTCCGCTTCTGGCGTACAGCTCCTTTTCCGGTATCACAGACCAGACCGCCTCATCCATGCCCTGCGTGCGGCTGTCGCGGTAGCCGTAAGTATCTCCCAGTATCCGGTCCTGCTCATCCAGAAGGACATAATCCACCGCCCAGGTGTCAATGGACATGCTCACCGGTATCTTTCCTGCTTCCCGGCATTTTTTCATTCCGTTTAAAATTTCCCGGAACAGTCTGTCCAGATCCCACAGGAGCTTCCCGTCCTTATTTGTCATTTTGTTTTCGAAGCGGTAAACCTCCTCCAGATGCAGTCTGCCCTCTTCCAGATGCCCCAGCATGTGACGTCCGCCGGAGGCTCCCAAATCGACTGCAAGGTAATATTCCGCCATTTTTTTCACATCCTTTCCCGATTTTCACTGGACTTTTTGTTTTTGTACGTTTATCATAAAGGAAACGGATGGAAAATATAAGGTCTTTACCGGATAATTTCAGGGACTTTATTTGCAGCGCCAGAGCGGATACGCAGATGCAGCTGCCAGAGTGCAGGTGAGTGCGCAGCAGTTTAAAGAAATGGATGTGAGGAGCGGTTATGAACGCGGAACTTTTGTCTCATCTGAGGAAAATTACGGAGGAAGAGCGGGAAATCCTCCAGCAGCACGGGGATATCCGCCGGGAGCTCTATACTTCGAGGCAGGAATTTGTTATCGACAATAAAAAGCTGCTGGAGCGGGGACATCTGATTGAGATACGTCCCCACACCCGCTTTGCCCATTTTCCGAAGCACCGGCACAATTATGTGGAAATGATTTATATGTGCTGCGGAAATACCACGCATATCATCAATGACCAGCACACGATTACCCTGAATGAGGGCGATCTGCTCTTTCTGAATCAGAATGCCACACAGGAAATCCTCCCCGCGGGAGAAAATGACATTGCCGTGAATTTTATTATCCTGCCGGAATTTTTCGACCGCTCCCTCACCATGATGGAGCGGGACAATGTGCTGCGCCGGTTTTTAATTTCCGCCCTGTCCCAGGATATCTCGCAGATAAATTACCTTCTTTTCCGTGCAAAGCACATTCTCCCCGTCCAGAATCTTGTGGAAAATATGCTCTGGACCCTGATTGACAAAAAACCTTATACAAATTCGATTAACCAGGTGACAATGGGGCTGATTTTTATGAATCTTTCTGTTTTCTGGGATACCCCGCTGCAGGATTCCTCCCGGACCCCGGAAGAAGATATGATTTTTTATATTCTGAAATACATAGAAATGCATTATAAATCGGGTTCTCTCGCGGATGTTTCTGCCAGGCTGAAGCTTCCGGACTATCAGATAAGCCGTCTCTTGAAAAAATATACCGGGCATAATTTCAAAGAGCTGCTCCAGCAGCAGAAGCTTCAGCAGGCGACATATTTTCTGACCAATACCGAGCTGCCTGTTGACCGGATCATGGAAAATATCGGCTACAATAACAGCAGTTACTTTTACCGCATTTTCCATAACACCTATGGGTGCTCCCCCGGAGAATACCGCAGAAAATGATATGCTACATCATAACCACCATACATTCTTTCTCCCAGAATGCCATCCCGTACTGGATGATTTTTTTCATCCCCTGGCGCTGCAGACCCTCAGTATATTTTCTTTTCTCAATCTGCCTTAACGCTTCCGTACAGGCTGCTTCCAGGTTTCCATTGTTTGCATATTTCAGTTCAATCACTATTCCTACACGCGCAGGTGTACTTACGGATATATCGCTGTAGCCTTCCCCTGTCTCTGCGTTTGACTGAACCAGCCAGTTTCCCTGACTGCGCAGCAGTCCCAGTACCATGCCGTGATAAAAGTTCTCTTTCATGCTCGTCCGCACTGCTGTGTCCCTCACGCTGATGGAATCCCACAGATAGTCATGCAGCATTTCCTGAATAGTCAATACATCTCCAGCGGGAAAAGCTGCGCAGAAACGATTGATTCTTGCAGAATCCGCAAGAGTCGTCTTTTTAAACCACTCCTGTATCTGCAAAATAAAAACTTCCCGTACCTCCCGGTTAGGAATCACCAGTTTATAAACGCCGCCTGCAGCTCTGCCCGTCTGTGTCAGATAACCGGTGGTAAAGAGAACGCTCCAAAGATTTGCAATACTCGCGTCAATTTCATTATAAGTCAAATCCAGGCGGATTGCTTTTTCAATTGCCTCTCCCGCGATTAAGTGCTCAATCTCATTCTGTGTAGTTTTATCCGCCTTATCAATAAAGCGCTTCACCAGATCATTCCCACTTGTATTAATCCAGAAAGCTTCCGGTTCCGCGTAAGGATCTGCCAGCAGCTTTTTCGTATACCTGACCACATCCCACGGGCAGTAAATGTTCGCGTCACCGAAACGGTATCCATCATACCATTCTCTCATAATCGCAGTTTTTTCTTTTAAGCCATAATCTTCCAGAAGCCCTTGTACTTCTGAATCCGTAAACCCAAAATGCTCATCATGATCTACATCAACAATAGAATTTATATCAAAATTATTCAGTCCTGTGAAAATACTCTCTTTGGAAACACGCAGACAGCCTGTCAGGACAGCGAATTGCAGAAATTCGTTGGTTTTTAGCGCCTGTCCGAATAATCCGCGAATCAACAATACCATCTCTTCGTAATACCCATGCTGGAATGCTTTATCCAGCGGAACATCGTACTCATCAATCAGCAGAATCACTTTTTGACCGTAATGCTGGTAAAGCAGGGATGAAAGCATCTTAAGGCTTCCCCACACATCTTCTTTTGTTTCTTCTTCATCCAGGAACCGTTTCAATGCATTTTTTTCTTTGTCGAAAACCCTGTCGCTGTCAACTAAAAAATTCAAACGGTACATCTCAGATCGCATAATCTGGCGCAAAGCCCCATACGCTTCCTCAAAATTCAGTCCATCTACTCCTTTTAATGATATGAATACGACAGGAAACTTTCCCATATATTTTTCGCACAGCTCCTGCTCCTGGGTAATTGCCAGGTCTTCAAACAATGTTTTATCCGTCCCAATCTCGAAAAAGCTTTTCAGCATACTCATGTTCAACGTCTTTCCAAAACGGCGCGGTCGGGTAAACAGGTTGACCTCACCCCAATTATTCAGCAAATCACGGATAAGACCGGTTTTATCTATATAATAAAAATCTTCCTTACGAAGTTTTCCAAAATCATCAATGCCAACAGGCAGTCTCTTTTTCCGCATATGCCCATCCTCCCAGTACTGCTTTTTATAGGCTTTATCGTTGAGATAATCCTATCCTGACGTAAGCCTATAACACAAAAACTGCTATGATTACTTTATCATGGATTTTTAATCTCAACAACAACATATCAAAAAATTTTTCAACAATCATTCTAAGCGAGCAAGATTTATAACAACATCGGAAATCTTTCTGACTATATATCCGAAAACAGATTCCGTGCATTTTAAAAATTATGTGTATATTAATCTGAAGATGTATCAAATACCTTTTAACATAAGCTGTAAATATATAAATACATATAAATCCAATTAAATTCGTATAATAATATTTCCGCTAATTGCTACAATAAATATATTATCGCCTATTTGTCCCATGTACCTAAAAAACATAATTATTTACTGAATATCGGCAGCAGAGAATACAAAATCACCAGATTCTTCCATCCGACTCCGGCCCCCTTATTCATTTTCACTGACGCTCGTTATCACACGCAGCCCGTCCTTCTCCTTTACCACCTCAAAGACAAGCGGGTTCTGCTGCGCCCATTCGACATCTGCCTGCGCCTTTTCACTCCACAGGCGGTAGCTCTTCACAAAACCACCGTAAATCATTTCCTCCGCCTCCAGCCGTGCCCGCACCGCCTCGTCAAAATTCTTGTATTTTCCCAGGTAAAACCGGCTTCCTTTAAAGCCGATATTCACCCGGTAGCTGCCCCGTTCAGTCTTGTTCACGCCGCGGAAACCGCTGGTATTGTCGCTGCGGTATTTCCGCTTTTCCAGCCATTCGATGCAGGTGCCGTCCACCCGTGTCAGACGGTTCCGGATGCCGTCCTGCACCTCCCGGCGCAGGCAGCCGCAGCTTTTCTGCACGCCGCTGAGAAGGGCATCCCGCGTGACCTCCACTTCTTTCCCGCAATCACAGCGGCAGTGCCAGTACACCGACGATTTTTTGCTTTTCTCTTTTGTTGGCGCCAGCGCCACCAGCCGCCCAAACCGCTGACCAGCAAGATCGTCCTTCATGTGATGCATCCAGAGGTTTTCGCAACCGCAGCTCGTCGTCTTTCCAGACTTCAAGCTGTACAACGATACGATTTTCGTATTGCCGCAGTCGCAGCGGCAGTTCCAGTACATATTCCTGCGACGGTTCTCAGCGCGCGACTCCACCGTCAGATGTCCGAACTGCTGTCCGGTGAGGTCGGCGGCGGTGTTCCTGCCCCGCGGGGCATTTTTTAAGATACAGCCGCAGTCCGTTGCCGTGCCCCGCTGCAGATACTTTGTGTTCGCCAGCGTCTCCCGTCCGCAGTCGCAGCGGCAGCGCCAGACCACATAGCCGCAGAACCTCTCCGGCGTCTTTTCCAGAACGGTCAGATGGCCGAACCGCTGTCCAACCAAGTTTTTACTCTTTCCCGCCATAATTCTTACCACCATTTCCTGCCGTCAGCTTCTTTTTTGCCAGGATTGCGGCCGCAACGATAACCGCCCTGCTGGCTGATCGTGTAACGTTAAATGCCCACCCCCGGAAAACGGATTACCGGAAAGCTCTGCGTTCCCTCCCCGGAGATTACCAGCGTGCAGACCGCGCCGTCGCTGCCTTCCGGCATCGGTGCGGATGCATCGTCCGCCTCCAGGACTTATCCTCCTGTTGAGTGGCTAAAAACACTCCTGACAATAGCAACAATTTTTAAAAGTTCAATACTTGAGTTTCTCTTTACTACTGGTCCATTTTTTAACTGAATTGCTTTCATAATGGTCTTGTCCCTCTTTTTCGCCATTCGTCAATTTTATTTTTTACTTTTGCTCCCAAGTCCATAATATCTTTCAAATAAAGCAAAAAAATCAGTCCAAACAGACCGGCTTCCACAATATAAAGCCAACTGTCTTTTTCAAGAAGCAGCAGTATAATAGATTGGACAACCAGCAAAAAATAGGTAATCACATCACGTTTAATATTGATATTCAGTTTGATATATTCCTTTAAGTGGTGCAGTTGGAATGCCCAGACAACGGCATAGCAAATAGTTGTGGAAACAGCCGCTCCAAGCGTGCCGATAAGCGGAATAGCAGCAATATTTAATACAATGTTTAAAACTGCTCCGATGGTTGTTGACCCGGCGTACATCCCGGAAGCCTTTTCTGCCGAAAAAATGCCCCCGATATATCCTGATAATGCATTAAACACGACCGCAATCGTCAGCCACGGCACATATCTCCATGCCGCGTAGAAATCCTTTGCATACAAAAACTTTGCCAGAACCCGGTCCAGCATGATAATCATGGAGCATAATATTACCATTGCGCAATTATATGCTTTATATGTATTTGAGAAAAAACCTGATTTATCGTCTGAATCAAAGTCCATTATCGCTGAAAGCTTCCATGCCTGTTCAAAAACGATTCGTATCGTGTTCAAAATAGTAGGTATTTTCGATGCAACAGAATAAATACCGTTTTCCGAAACTCCACAAAAAAGAAGAATAACATAACGGTCAAAAGAAACATTGACCCACCATGAAATAGTATTAGCAATCAATGGCACACTGTAACGAAGCATATTTTTCGATTCACTTCTATAGCTTTGCCTCAGACGCATTTCTCCAAGCATACGTGTCTTTCTCAATAAATACAGGCACTGAAAAAGCGGGCCAAAAATATTAGCCAGAAAATAACCGGTCAGTCCCCACTGAAAAACAGCCAGAAATACAATATTGCATCCTATTGTAACAATAGAAGCAATCACGCTT
This is a stretch of genomic DNA from Marvinbryantia formatexigens DSM 14469. It encodes these proteins:
- a CDS encoding L-rhamnose isomerase; the protein is MTVTKRYEDAREIFRKAGVDTDAAIETLKRVPVSMHCWQGDDVTGFDQKGPLTGGIQTTGNYPGRARTPEELMADMDRALSMIPGKKKINVHASYAVFENGEFADRNQLEPRHFARWVEFAKERGMGLDFNPTFFSHPMVKDGQTLSSPDAAVRRFWIEHGKACIRISQYFAEETGVPCVMNIWTGDGFKDVPADRMGPRMRYKESIEEILAEPFDKNKVKPCMESKVFGIGVESYTAGSAEFALSLAAQNEGCLPLMDNGHYHPTELVSDKISALLCFYPEIALHVTRGVRWDSDHVLLLDDETKEIAREIVRCNALERVYIALDYFDASINRVSAWAVGMRSFQKALLMALCTPNEKLKALQDESRFTELMAVIEAVKMLPFGDVWNYYCQECGVTDDFGLFAEVQEYEEKVLSKRAEGR
- the rhaB gene encoding rhamnulokinase; protein product: MAEYYLAVDLGASGGRHMLGHLEEGRLHLEEVYRFENKMTNKDGKLLWDLDRLFREILNGMKKCREAGKIPVSMSIDTWAVDYVLLDEQDRILGDTYGYRDSRTQGMDEAVWSVIPEKELYARSGIQKQPFNTIYQLMAVKKRTPELLEQARTFLMLPDYFQFLLTGNRVSEYTNATSTQLVNPETKQWDRELMSMLGYPEDIFLPLKLPGWEVGTLRPEIQNQVGYNCRVVLCASHDTASAVMAMPEPEGQGIYISSGTWSLMGCELPAADCREESRQANFTNEGGYDYRFRYLKNIMGLWMIQSVRREWDCRYSFAEICDMAEQEAQFPSRVDVNDACFLAPASMTEAVREYCRKSGQKVPETPGQMAAVIYQSLAASYRETVLEIEKLTGRNYDRIYIIGGGSNAGYLNRLTADATGKEVYAGPSEATAIGNILAQMQKDGKIENLSRARACVRESFEIRRYSPANHVNERK
- a CDS encoding AraC family transcriptional regulator, which codes for MNAELLSHLRKITEEEREILQQHGDIRRELYTSRQEFVIDNKKLLERGHLIEIRPHTRFAHFPKHRHNYVEMIYMCCGNTTHIINDQHTITLNEGDLLFLNQNATQEILPAGENDIAVNFIILPEFFDRSLTMMERDNVLRRFLISALSQDISQINYLLFRAKHILPVQNLVENMLWTLIDKKPYTNSINQVTMGLIFMNLSVFWDTPLQDSSRTPEEDMIFYILKYIEMHYKSGSLADVSARLKLPDYQISRLLKKYTGHNFKELLQQQKLQQATYFLTNTELPVDRIMENIGYNNSSYFYRIFHNTYGCSPGEYRRK
- a CDS encoding AAA family ATPase produces the protein MRKKRLPVGIDDFGKLRKEDFYYIDKTGLIRDLLNNWGEVNLFTRPRRFGKTLNMSMLKSFFEIGTDKTLFEDLAITQEQELCEKYMGKFPVVFISLKGVDGLNFEEAYGALRQIMRSEMYRLNFLVDSDRVFDKEKNALKRFLDEEETKEDVWGSLKMLSSLLYQHYGQKVILLIDEYDVPLDKAFQHGYYEEMVLLIRGLFGQALKTNEFLQFAVLTGCLRVSKESIFTGLNNFDINSIVDVDHDEHFGFTDSEVQGLLEDYGLKEKTAIMREWYDGYRFGDANIYCPWDVVRYTKKLLADPYAEPEAFWINTSGNDLVKRFIDKADKTTQNEIEHLIAGEAIEKAIRLDLTYNEIDASIANLWSVLFTTGYLTQTGRAAGGVYKLVIPNREVREVFILQIQEWFKKTTLADSARINRFCAAFPAGDVLTIQEMLHDYLWDSISVRDTAVRTSMKENFYHGMVLGLLRSQGNWLVQSNAETGEGYSDISVSTPARVGIVIELKYANNGNLEAACTEALRQIEKRKYTEGLQRQGMKKIIQYGMAFWEKECMVVMM
- a CDS encoding transcriptional regulator is translated as MAGKSKNLVGQRFGHLTVLEKTPERFCGYVVWRCRCDCGRETLANTKYLQRGTATDCGCILKNAPRGRNTAADLTGQQFGHLTVESRAENRRRNMYWNCRCDCGNTKIVSLYSLKSGKTTSCGCENLWMHHMKDDLAGQRFGRLVALAPTKEKSKKSSVYWHCRCDCGKEVEVTRDALLSGVQKSCGCLRREVQDGIRNRLTRVDGTCIEWLEKRKYRSDNTSGFRGVNKTERGSYRVNIGFKGSRFYLGKYKNFDEAVRARLEAEEMIYGGFVKSYRLWSEKAQADVEWAQQNPLVFEVVKEKDGLRVITSVSENE
- a CDS encoding lipopolysaccharide biosynthesis protein, with amino-acid sequence MNRYAYLLKNIGLLALSSFATKLMSLFLVPLYTNILTTAEYGTYDLFSATVSVLETVLTLNIQAAVLRFALEKDANRKAIVSVSMKCFFAGCVIALLGIGVNGMLHLSEAGEDYAVLFFFMFFVRALSEIVLAYTRGIDRIADLSISSVIASIVTIGCNIVFLAVFQWGLTGYFLANIFGPLFQCLYLLRKTRMLGEMRLRQSYRSESKNMLRYSVPLIANTISWWVNVSFDRYVILLFCGVSENGIYSVASKIPTILNTIRIVFEQAWKLSAIMDFDSDDKSGFFSNTYKAYNCAMVILCSMIIMLDRVLAKFLYAKDFYAAWRYVPWLTIAVVFNALSGYIGGIFSAEKASGMYAGSTTIGAVLNIVLNIAAIPLIGTLGAAVSTTICYAVVWAFQLHHLKEYIKLNINIKRDVITYFLLVVQSIILLLLEKDSWLYIVEAGLFGLIFLLYLKDIMDLGAKVKNKIDEWRKRGTRPL